A window of Oryza glaberrima chromosome 2, OglaRS2, whole genome shotgun sequence genomic DNA:
TGTATGAAATCGTTGCTAGTATATTTGAGGAATTCaaaattggaataagttcactttgtgaccctcaaaagcgATCGAAATATAATctgtgaccctaaaccacaaaccagatatcttgaccTCCAAcctcttaaaaccggtgtaatttgactccctcgacgGTTTCTCCTACGTGGCGGTTTTCACCGGTggcattaaaaataaaaatatgtgtgtgggacccatttgtcattcaccaaAAATATGGGTGGGATCCACATAAATCatcctgcctctctctctctttctcttcccttcGGCGAGCCGCGAGCgtgtgacggcggcggcggcgggcaggagcCGGCAGCGACGGGCgagagccgccggcggcggcggctgtgggccagagcggcggcggcggaccgaaGATGGACGGAGAGCGACAGAGGTAGGCTCGGCCCATTCCACCCCGGCGACGAGGTCCCGACGATTTCTCTTCCCATTcggctggcggtggcggtggcggcaggcccagctcccgcccgtcgccgtcgatggCCGCCGCATCTACCGCCCTCGCCGGCCCtcggccgcccgcccgccgaTGGTCGTCGTCCCGTCCCCACTGCCCATCGATGGCCGCCGCATCTACTGccctcgccgtccccgccgtcgctccagctcCCGCCCGGCGCCCGACCCACGGTGCCATCGTCAGCTCCCTCCGCCATTCACGGCGCCGCCGAGAGGACAGAGCCTATCCTCACCTCCACCGGCACGGCGCCCTCACTAGGGGACGAGCTCCCTCACGGCGCCGCCGCTATTCCTgaccgtcggccgccgccgccactactcACGACCactggacgccgccgccgctactcctgaccgccggatgccgccgccgctactcccGACCgccagacgccgccgccatccccactGCCACTCCGGTGGTGAAGAGAGGCTGggggagagaatgagagaagggagagagggaggaagaaggggaggagagaggacgacatgtgggccccacatgtcatcctctgtgtgaatgataaatgaattatttttttatttttaatgccacctaagcgccacgtcaacgccacgtgtaaaggagacccggtcaaaaccgccacgtcagcaaaaccaccctccaaaactgCCGAGAGAGTCAAAGtgtaccggttttaagagttgggggaggggaggggggggggggagtcaAGATaaccggttttgtggtttaaggtcacggattagatttcgatcacttttgagggtcacgaagtgaacttattccttcaaAATTTCCCCTTCTTCCATAACGACTGAAGTTCCTTATTGGGCCTCTAGCTTTTGAAGCCATTCTTTTCAAATCTCACGGTAGACAGGGAAGCCCTCTTTTTCTGGCGTAAAATGGCCTTGCCCCGTAATACAAATGATGCACCATATGTTTATTATAGGAGCTTTGCCACTGAtaggaaacgatttggtacatTATACTGGACCAGAGCAAATCTCTTATTATGGTTGCCTCGGATGTCCTGTAAAGAGAAGTCCACACCCGCAAAAAATCATCGACATGCAGGCTACAGCCTACAGTACATGGAATAAGTATGCACATCCGTGTAAAATATGGGTTGACATTTCACAGATAAATGGAGTGCACTGCACCCCAGAAATACCCTTTTTATCGTAagctttttctttgtttgaacGAAAGGACACAAGCTATGCCTATTGCACCAAAGAGTAATAAAGAGGATAAAATAGAAGTTTACAagcagaagagaagaaggaagcAACACAAAAACGAAAAACTCATGCAAACTACGCTAGAAAATATCCTCCAGGCAATGTCCTGTGACTAAAGGCACTGGTCTCGAAAAGTTAGCCTATTCAATATGCCATTTAACCTATACCGCCAGTGCTTTTGAATGCATGAGCGGCTTTTAGGTGTAAATCACTTCTTTACGTAAGTTAAGAGTTTAGACATATCTTCATGGAATATCTTTACAAAATAAAACACCAGCAACTTAAATTTGAGGATACAGGGACAGGAGCTTATCTGACCTGACATGAAAATCTACGTACTTTCCTCTCGAAATCTATTTGAGGATAGGGCACAGGGAGCTTATCTGACCTGACATGATAATCTACGTACCTTCCTCTCGGaatcttttccggaagccacaCCCAACACCAGGGCTGTTCTGGTTTCGCCAGACCAGCTTGCTCTGTTTTTCCTTCCCATATGTAACAAATGAAAGTTTCTGCACAAAATTATCCAGGTTTTATCTTCATTGCATCTCAAACACTAGAAAATTCACAATATCAGAAAATGTTTCAGCACGTACCTGTCTTGCTCTCTTGTCAATAGGAGTCCATGTTGGATCAATGGACGGTTCTATCCTCTTTTTGTGACTTGTTGGTTGTACATTGAAATCTTTCCTTGCTCTGCGATTCTGTGCTTTAGCTCCTTCCTTGCCTTTCCCATAATGCTGAGTCCCAATGGAAGGGCTCTGGTCCCTCGAAGGAGTGTCTCTATCTCCTCGGTATCTGAAGGATTCTTTAGGTGGAGGATTTAGAATCTTTGAGTTGCTATCTCTCATTCTTGGGATCGACATACCTGGTGAATTACTACATCTAGATCTCTCCTGACGTGCTTTTCTCTTTGCACTCATTTGCCTTAGATAATCAATTTCCCAGCATGACCCCTGTGAAGTTGCATGGCTACCAAAATCTAGTTTCTGAAAAGCAAGCGAACTTGCTGGATGTTGCATAATTTCATCTCTTGGTTCATGATATCTGTTGTCCATATCATATCTGTAAGAGTCGTCTACAGTACCTCCATGTGCAAGCCCCTTCCATGTTTGTTTTGTACCTCCTGAAATGTTCCACTCACCAGGATCATCGTTGATCTCAAATGCAGTTGAAAATACTGGATTGCTATGAGTTCTGCTGCAAGATGGTCTGCTtgtgtgaaaagtgcttttgcTTGGATGCGTACCACCAAATTCAGGTTGCCAGGGTAAGTCGAATGTGTCCACCATATTGCCAGTCCTTCTGTTATATGCTTGATTATTTGGTGTCAATCCATTGCTGAAATCATCATTAATGACTTGATTACCAGGTATTGCATCCACATCATGCTTCTTTTGTTGATAAGAGAATCCCTCACTTCTCATATTCAAACTTTCGTCGAATGTAAAGACATCTGGGAGCTCGGGAATTGTATTATCCATGTCAGAGAACTTCCTCAACTTAGAAGGTGAGAATACCTCAGCATGTTCTGCATAGTCACCAGGTATTTGGTTTAGAGAATCAGAAAAGAGGAGCTTATTAGTTGGTACTGCACAAGCCTGCAATGAACGCTGTTTCCTTTTCCTCGGAGACTGCAGGAATGCACTACTGATATCTGAATCGACTGAAGAGCATTCAGTCATTACAGACCTTGATTCACCTAACTCACCAAATTTGCACAAAGCATTAAATAGGGAAATGATCTTTGGAGACAAAAGATACTTTCCAACTGCTTGAATACGGCGCTCATGTGGCCAACTGAGGAACTCCACAAGGCTGCCTCCAGAAGAAAGTAACATATATGCAGACACGGGATTGATGGAAGGGAAACTTGTGAGAAATGATTCAGCCAGGCTTTCTGATTCAGGTATATCTGGAAGAGGAGCTTTATAACAGCTAGTCACATTTGTAATGCAATTGAGAATTATTTCATCTGTTGACCTGGGTGTGTGTGAGAAGAACAGCTGCAAGTTCATGTCCAAACTAGCAGCTGCAGTATACAATGAATCAGATGAGTCCATTACAGCAGAAAGGAAGTCAGCTTCTCCCTCAAAGACCTGCAAAAGTACAAGGAAACTGTTCTCTTATGATAGATCAAGAATTATCACATTCACACCAAACCAAAACAGACAGGTGCATTTGCATCAATAACATAGCAATGGCCTGTGATGCTAACTATATACGAAAAAGTAGATACTTCTAGAGGGATACAAAATTAATTACCATGATGCAGCCAGTGAAAGAGAAACTAACTGACATCAGAATGTTGGTCGCAATATTCTCTACATTTTCTTTTATACCAGATGTCTCTGCTGATGTTGTTAGTTCGTTGGCCTCAAAGAGCGCAGTCTCATACCATACTAGGCAGACAGCAGCACTGAGTATCAGATCCACAGGCAGATCAATATCTCGCTCCACGACCTGCATTCCTCCTTTCTCCAGAGCTAGTATCTGCTGATAAGATGATCTTCGTGAAACAAGCATCGTCTTTCCATGATTTCCAGTATTTACAACTATCACTACATCTGGGACGGACAGTCTTCCTGGCATGATGCAGTCATTTTTCACACAGGAAGGTAAGTCAGTAGTGGACTGATTCTCTTGAGGGTCTTTCAGCACATTGGCAGATACAGAAGAAGTAGAGCTACTCTTCTCAACTGTGGGTACACATTGTGAATTGACAACAGGTTTATTACTCAGTGTTTGCTGTATATGTAGCTGTTCATCAGCAAGCACAACGTTATGTGAATCAAAAGTATTCTTCTTGTTAAGATTTTGTAATCTGTGTGGTTGATCATCTGGAAGCAGTTCTTTTGTAGCATCAGCAGCAAAATGTTTGCTTCGTTTTTCTTGAAGACCTTGCAGTTGATTTGTTGCTGGTATGAAGTTTAACGAATCAACAATACGCATTTTATTCATCCTCTCCTGCAAATCCTTCTGAAGTGTAAGCAAAACTTTATCCTGCAAATAGTGAAGCATTCTTAGGAAGTTAGGATGTTCCATGTTGATCATTTGCTACAAACACCTACTGCCCTATTACTAAGTGTAGGCCCTCAAAAACAAATATGTGGGGAAAAAACTCATTTGTATGGTTTTCCCTCTAACAAGATCATGCAGGAAACCCATGCTCAATTGAAGTACTCAACTACAATGGATAGAAGTTATGATTACAGAGCTGAGACTAAGTGTTTCATATTACAATGAGCTGTGTGTACAagatataaaaattttcatgtaGTGCCCCCCTCCCCAACACATACAAAGGCTGGCTTAATAATAAACAACATGATTGGCATATGACAACAGAATAAATGGCAGCATGGAGTGAGTGATAATCACCAATGTAGATTTCAAATCCTGGTCTTTATGGTTGTCCTTGACTAGAGCAACTGGAAAGTCCTTGCCATCAACTTTGACATAGAGGAAATGCAGAGGTGGCAAACCATCTAATTTAGGAGCGAGAGATAACAAGGTAGATGATTTATTCGGGCCTCCATATTCCAGTATGATGCCAAACTTGTCAAAAGGGAATGAAGCTGGAATGTTCCTTCAAAATGATGACAAGAATGGATATGGCATAATATTTAA
This region includes:
- the LOC127763906 gene encoding protein SHORTAGE IN CHIASMATA 1 homolog; amino-acid sequence: MRTRFLATDYFAPSSSSAAGKALALEFFSFPSLPVPALPPDPHFLPFTSADELPAATVADDGLDPLPIASALSDFLAAVIPQALPVPTMPAADEVLDDFLYDRGGYGEDFSSWEFGAFRIPKGYGVINREKDEKGEGSRSDGLEISSVMKRWEQLKELRFEVVEVDLLMALQEDIASFGEEESGGGVMLLLRVPDMKIHLDFIDIETDIKIRYQSDLAESVYQVEKVPVKDNDGNGHSSLREDCCLEIAALDHGAVIPRLEVSRNSWELDDCLTETDRYGVFDNVVRHLDEAQIQHSVFKSTEFLRSTDMDMLTFVCEDAPCHDIQVDKPAEIKAAVEMDVVRINGNILLEKNSALYPLKPDGTCSDLPCSILLEEVQIIDFPSDNVFKMLVQSETTKMNISDEIFKDDFDPARRLYESMVSCELALVDDTFRSLPTPILNDDIAVRSRVPPIQEILCSLKPHPLSASDGIYLDWHLLLEGPCNREICCSYASMVEEAKTCHLSSELQRSCQSTSVFVSDFLEDFQRSPKLQDEDKHSNIYVPAPLSHDPQKLEATQKCEQEGGTRNHSSMKRPSPEKSSSFPELISHSGDLNFYLNVRSATKSGTNNENTSTLDVPHSEEQALSLSTRAKVDKLIEIHPVSPSNLIQGLIEQIHASYTSALQESTYWRHSFSDGQGLGISKQKLLELITGEGSEGSYNHCEHKDKMELIVLYALKQVAYYLCFFGLHAAHLYISNLTRSLENTPERLKHILWSISEAQRKSERQLFESHPSLSCIETILRSNKQIDQKILIVADRAFWLPLGQKLASMRMTFVEFGQNPATTFVDLVNKTNSTAWVLEELLKSDCILLDNKNIPASFPFDKFGIILEYGGPNKSSTLLSLAPKLDGLPPLHFLYVKVDGKDFPVALVKDNHKDQDLKSTLDKVLLTLQKDLQERMNKMRIVDSLNFIPATNQLQGLQEKRSKHFAADATKELLPDDQPHRLQNLNKKNTFDSHNVVLADEQLHIQQTLSNKPVVNSQCVPTVEKSSSTSSVSANVLKDPQENQSTTDLPSCVKNDCIMPGRLSVPDVVIVVNTGNHGKTMLVSRRSSYQQILALEKGGMQVVERDIDLPVDLILSAAVCLVWYETALFEANELTTSAETSGIKENVENIATNILMSVSFSFTGCIMVFEGEADFLSAVMDSSDSLYTAAASLDMNLQLFFSHTPRSTDEIILNCITNVTSCYKAPLPDIPESESLAESFLTSFPSINPVSAYMLLSSGGSLVEFLSWPHERRIQAVGKYLLSPKIISLFNALCKFGELGESRSVMTECSSVDSDISSAFLQSPRKRKQRSLQACAVPTNKLLFSDSLNQIPGDYAEHAEVFSPSKLRKFSDMDNTIPELPDVFTFDESLNMRSEGFSYQQKKHDVDAIPGNQVINDDFSNGLTPNNQAYNRRTGNMVDTFDLPWQPEFGGTHPSKSTFHTSRPSCSRTHSNPVFSTAFEINDDPGEWNISGGTKQTWKGLAHGGTVDDSYRYDMDNRYHEPRDEIMQHPASSLAFQKLDFGSHATSQGSCWEIDYLRQMSAKRKARQERSRCSNSPGMSIPRMRDSNSKILNPPPKESFRYRGDRDTPSRDQSPSIGTQHYGKGKEGAKAQNRRARKDFNVQPTSHKKRIEPSIDPTWTPIDKRARQKLSFVTYGKEKQSKLVWRNQNSPGVGCGFRKRFREEGT